From Salarias fasciatus chromosome 12, fSalaFa1.1, whole genome shotgun sequence, the proteins below share one genomic window:
- the znf367 gene encoding zinc finger protein 367 has protein sequence MAENKHPHVIFCNDSPKRVLVSVIKTTPIKPRKAEALTPTSPGFSDFMVYPWKWGENAHNVTLSPGSVNGAASPTGTQTAGEADTASSPDQIKDGIRRGRPRADTVRELISEGETSSSRIRCNICNRVFPREKSLQAHKRTHTGERPYLCDYPNCGKAFVQSGQLKTHQRLHTGEKPFVCSEKGCGNRFTHANRHCPKHPFSRLKREEPKEGLGKAQSVDNKAVAEWLAKYWRTREQRAPTTTKAKPQGKGRAEDQEQQDPMDFIQSDEENGEEEEAAAAAEEEKGAPGGAAKRRLQEQRERLHGALALIELANNLSP, from the exons GCCGAAAAGAGTTTTAGTGTCCGTCATCAAGACCACCCCGATAAAACCGAGGAAAGCGGAGGCGCTGACCCCGACCAGTCCCGGCTTCAGCGACTTCATGGTCTACCCGTGGAAATGGGGGGAGAACGCCCACAATGTGACCCTGAGCCCGGGCTCGGTGAACGGCGCCGCGTCCCCGACCGGGACGCAAACCGCCGGGGAGGCGGACACCGCTTCGTCACCCGACCAGATcaag gatGGAATCCGCAGAGGCCGACCCCGGGCCGACACTGTTCGGGAGCTGATAAGCGAAGGGGAGACTTCATCCAGCCGTATCCGCTGTAACATCTGCAACAGAGTGTTTCCCAGGGAGAAGTCTCTCCAAGCTcacaagagaacacacacag GAGAGAGGCCTTATCTTTGTGACTACCCGAATTGTGGGAAGGCGTTTGTCCAGAGCGGCCAGCTGAAGACCCACCAGCGGTTGCACACTGGGGAGAAACCCTTCGTCTGCTCAGAGAAAG GCTGCGGGAACCGGTTCACACACGCTAACCGTCACTGCCCAAAGCATCCTTTCTCCCGCCTGAAGAGGGAGGAGCCAAAGGAAGGCCTGGGCAAGGCGCAGTCTGTGGATAACAAGGCCGTTGCTGAGTGGTTGGCAAA GTACTGGCGGACCCGGGAGCAACGTGCCCCAACAACGACCAAGGCGAAGCCCCAGGGCAAGGGGAGGGCggaggaccaggagcagcaggaccccATGGACTTCATCCAGTCTGACGAGGAGAacggcgaggaagaggaggcggcggcggctgcagaggaggagaaaggcgCCCCGGGGGGAGCGGCCAAGCGCCGGCTGCAGGAGCAACGAGAGCGTCTCCACGGCGCCCTGGCGCTCATCGAGCTGGCCAACAACCTGTCTCCCTGA
- the slc35d2 gene encoding UDP-N-acetylglucosamine/UDP-glucose/GDP-mannose transporter: MSVKICGEPSEHSRPVKLLAALFYACCSFLITVVNKTVLTGFRFPSYLCLGMGQLVTTIAVLYAAKMSKTVQFQDFDRSILIKIFPLPLLYFGNHVTGLASTKKLSLPMFTVLRKFTILMALILEVYILRKSFPKRIVYCVMAIIAGAMIAASSDLAFNVEGYTFVLLNDAFTAANTVYTKKKLGDQSLGKYGVLFYNALVIVIPTLVASAFTGDLHKAISFEDWVKATFVFCFIMSCFMGFVVVYSVVLCNYYNSALTTIVVGAIKNVAVAYIGMFVGGDYLFSWTNFLGLTICISGGLMFSYFSFDANSRGSTAGPELRSHTTEESTGKLSIV; the protein is encoded by the exons ATGTCTGTAAAGATCTGCGGGGAGCCCTCGGAGCACTCTCGGCCCGTGAAGCTGCTGGCCGCCCTGTTCTACGCTTGCTGCTCGTTCCTGATCACCGTGGTGAATAAAACGGTGCTGACCGGCTTCAG GTTCCCGTCCTACCTGTGTCTGGGGATGGGACAG ctggtcacCACTATTGCTGTCCTGTACGCGGCCAAAATGAGCAAAACAGTCCAGTTTCAGGATTTTGATAGATCCATACTTATCAAA ATTTTCCCTCTTCCTTTGCTGTATTTTGGCAACCATGTAACAGGCCTGGCCAGCACCAAGAAACTGAG TTTACCAATGTTTACAGTGTTGAGGAAATTCACCATTTTGATGGCATTGATCTTGGAAGTGTACATACTGAG AAAATCATTTCCAAAACGCATTGTGTACTGTGTCATGGCTATAATTGCTGGTGCCATGATCGCTGCCAG CTCAGACTTGGCTTTCAATGTGGAGGGCTACACCTTCGTCCTTCTCAACGATGCCTTCACTGCTGCCAACACTGTGTACACCAAGAAAAAACTCGGTGATCAG TCCCTGGGAAAATATGGGGTGTTATTTTACAATGCGCTCGTCATTGTCATCCCCACTCTGGTGGCGAGCGCATTCACTGGAGATTTACATAAG GCCATCTCTTTCGAGGACTGGGTGAAAGCAacgtttgttttctgtttcatcaTGTCCTGTTTCATGGG GTTTGTGGTGGTGTATTCCGTCGTCCTGTGCAACTATTATAACTCAGCGCTCACTACCATCGTGGTAGGGGCGATAAAG AATGTTGCCGTAGCCTATATCGGCATGTTTGTGGGTGGAGACTACCTGTTCTCCTGGACCAACTTCCTCGGCCTCACCATTTG TATTTCAGGCGGACTCATGTTCTCATATTTCTCCTTTGACGCCAACTCTCGAGGGAGCACAGCGGGGCCGGAGCTCAGGAGTCACACCACAGAGGAGTCCACAGGGAAGCTTTCCATCGTCTAA